GCGAGCCACCCCGTGAAGCTGAACGCCGCGTACGCGGAGGGCGGGCCCGCGCTGACCGTGCGGACCGTCGAGAACATGACCGGGATCAAGGTCGACCACTATCTGGAGGTCGACTTCACCAGCTTCATGAAGACGGTCGACGCGGTGGGCGGGGTGAAGATCTGCACGGCGCGGCCGATGAAGGACTCGTACACCGGGCTGAACCTCCCCGCCGGCACGCATGAGCTGGACGGCGGCCAGGCGCTCCAGTACGTCCGCTCGCGCCATGTGGACCTGGCATCCGACCTGGGCCGGATGGAGCGCCAGCAGAAGTTCATGGCGGCGCTGATCAAGCAGGCGACGAGCAGCGGGGTGCTGCTGAACCCGGTGAAGTTCCAGCAGGTGGCCGGGTCGGTGCTCGGTTCGGTCCGGGCCGACAAGGGCTTCGGTACGGAGCAGATGCTGGCGCTCGGCAAGGCGATGAAGGACTTCGGGCCGGCCTCGTCGGAGTTCGCTTCCGTGCCCGTCGGCAACCCCAGCTTCCCGGTCAAGGGCATCGGCTCGACGGTGCAGTGGGACGCGAAGGAGGCGAAGAAGCTGTTCCGGGCCCTGCGCGAGGACAAGCCGCTGGCCCCGGCGAAGCCGAAGCCGAAGCCCGCGGCGGGACCTCAGCAGCAGTCCGCGAAGCTGGTCGACGTGGCGCCCGGGAAGATCCGCGTCCAGGTCTACAACGGGACCCCGAAGGACGGCCTCGGCCGGACCGTGGACGCGGCGCTGCGCGCGACGGGGTTCACCACCACCGAGGCCCCGCTCAACGGGGAGGTGCGGGAGCTGGAGCGGACGCTCGTGGAGTACGACCCGCGCTGGGACCGGTCGGCGAAGTCCTTGGCCACGGCGCTGCCCGGCAGCGAACTGAAGGCGGTGACGGGCCAGGGCCCGCAGATGAAGGTGACGGTGGGCTCGGACTTCACGAAGGTGCAGCGGGTGAAGTCGGAGACCCGTCAGACGGGCCGGTTCGGCACGGTGACGGGCGACGAGGTGGTGTGCCCGTAGGGACCGGGGGCGTGCTTGCGGGGCCGTGACCGTACGGGGCGGTGGGTCCGTAAGGCCGTGACCGTACGGGAGGCGGCTCAGTCGTCGATGCCCTCGGCGGCGCGCTTCTCGCGCAGTTCCTTGATCGCACGGCGGCGGGCGAGCCGGTGGGTGCGCCGGATCTGCGCCTCCTGGTAGCGCCGGTTGTCGCGCTCCGTCTCGGGGATCACCGGCGGTACGCGGCGCGGCTTGCCGTCCCCGTCGACGGCGGCGAAGACCAGGTAGGCGCTGCCGACCTGCTGGGCGGGGGTGGACTCGTTCCAGCGTTCGGCCATGACCCGGACGCCGACCTCCATGGAGGACCGGCCCGTCCAGTTGACCTGGGCCTTCACATGGACGAGGTCCCCGACGCGGACCGGCTCCAGGAAGACCATCTCGTCCATCGACGCGGTCACGGCGGGCCCACCGGAGTGCCGTCCGGCCACCGCGCCCGCGGCGTCGTCGACCAGTTTCATGATCACGCCACCGTGCACCGTGCCGAGGAGGTTGGTGTCGCTGCCGGTCATGATGTGGCTGAGGGTGGTCCGGGACGCCGCGGTCGGCTTGCCCGGAATCTCACTCTCTGAGTGGTTGGCCGGATCTGTTACGCCAGTGGCCTGATCTGTCATACCGCCCACCTTATGCGGGGTCCGCGATCCCGCAGAATGCATCAGGTTCGCAACAGCCCTGGTGCGATTTCCCTTACACCCTGTAATAGCCGTGGGCCGGGACGGCACACTGTTCGGATGAACGATTGGCCCGATCGACGGACCGGCGACCGCAGCGAACACTACGGGCGGGGCAGTGCCGGCCCCCAGCCCGAGGGCGCGCGGGCGATGCCGCACATCCAGCGCCGCCCGGCCCAGCCCCGTACCCCGCAGCGGCCTCAGGTGCCGCCGCAGAGCCAGGGGTACGACGACCGCTACCAGGACGGCGGCTACGGCAGCAGCCCCGAGCCCGGATACGACAGCGGCTACAACACGGGCCAGGTCTACGGATCGGGGGGCGGCGGCTCCGACGGCCGGGGCGGCGGTGGCCGGCGCGGCGGCGGTGACGGGGGTTACGTCCAGGGCCGCCCGGCCCCGGACTGGCGCCGCCGGATCAAGCTCGGCGCGCTGACCCTGGTGGTCGTGGTGCTCGCGGTCTCGATCTCGACGTATTTCTGGGCCGACTCGAAGCTGAAGCGCGAGGTGGACCTCTCCAAGGTCATCGAGCGGCCGGAGTCCGGGGAGGGCACGAACTACCTGATCGTCGGGTCCGACAGCCGCGAGGGTATGTCGGCCGAGGAGAAGAAGCGGCTGCGCACCGGTTCCGCCGAGGGCAAGCGCACCGACTCGATGATGATCCTGCACGACGGCTCCAACGGCCCGACGCTGATCTCGCTGCCGCGCGACTCCAACGTGGAGATCCCGTCCTTCAAGGGGTCCGAGTCCGGGAAGACGTTCCAGGGCACCGGCCGGCAGGTGAAGCTGAACGCCGCCTACGCCGAGGACGGCCCCGAACTCCTCGTCCGTACGGTCGAGTTCAACACCGGCCTGCACATCGACCACTACGTCGAGATCGGCTTCGGCGGCTTCGCGAAGATCGTGGACGCGATCGGCGGGGTCGAGATGGACATCCCGAAGGCGTTCAAGGACAAGAAGTCGGGGGCCGACTTCCAGGCGGGCAAGCAGACGCTGAACGGCGAGCAGTCCCTCGCCTTCGTCCGCACGCGGTACGCGTTCGCGGGCAGTGACCTGGACCGTACGAAGAACCAGCAGAAGTTCCTCGCGGCGCTGGCGAGCCAGACGGCGACCCCGTCCACGATCCTCAACCCGTTCAAGCTGTACCCGACGATGGGTGCGGGCCTGGACACGCTGATCGTGGACAAGGACATGTCGCTCTGGGCGCTGGGCAACATGTTCTTCGCGATGAAGGGCGTCACGGGCGGCGACGGTACGTCGCTGAACATGCCGATCTCGGGCAGCGTCGGCGGCAACCTCGTCTGGGACAAGGCCAAGGTGAAGCAGCTGGTGCAGCAGCTCAACAACGACGAGAAGGTCACGGTCAAGGGCAACTGAGGCCGTGGATCCAGCCGTTGAGGGCGCCGGGCTTTTGCCGCCCGGCGCCCTTTCGTCGTCCGTGGACGCCCTGACGCGCTACGTGCCGTAGGTGATGCGAAAGGGCCGGGTGGGCACCCGCACGGTGTTCTGCAACCAGCCGGGGGCGGTGCCCGTGGCGCCCGTGGTGGGCCCTGCGCCCGCGCCCGCCCTCGTACGGGAACACATCCGCGTACCGGCTCCGGCACCGGTGCCGGAACCCACGGCCGTGCCGGTGCGCACCGCCGTACCGGAGCCCACCGCCGTGCCGGTGGCCTTCCCCGTGCAGGAGCCCATCCGCGCACCCGAGCCCACCTCCGTACCGGAAGCACCGCACAGCCCGGTCCGCTTACCGTCGCGGGCCGCACCCAAGCAGCCACGTCGGCCGCTCCCCCACCGCCACGCGCTCACCCCGGAGCTGCGGCAGGCCTCCTCCGCGTTCCTCGCCGATCTGCGGCGTCACGCGGAAGAGCTGGTGCTCTCGGAGCAGGACGTCGAGGAGCTGGTCCCCGGGGTGGCCGCCTGGCTCGAACGCGACGCGACCACCGACGCGATCCGGCACGCCCTCACGGCCGACCTCCCGAAGCCGCTGAAGCACCCGGCGAGGCTCCTCAAGCACCGCCTCACGGCCCTCCTGCCGCCCCCGCTTCCCCGCATCCGTGACCTCGCGCCACCACTCCGTGCGCCGGTCACTCCGTTCCAGACCTGCGACGGCTGCGAACGGGCCTTCCGCTCCCCCCACCCGGGCCACTGCCGCGACTGCCGGGCCCAGCACCGGGAGGCGGCCTGGCAGGCAGGGCGCGGTCAGTCGGCGCAGCCGTACCGCTCGGCGAGCCGGGTGGCCGCTTCGCGCATCACGGTCGCGCTGTTGCGCGTCGCGGTGTTCACAGCCGTCGCGCCGGTCACCGCGTTCATCGCCGTCACGGCGCGATCCCCTTCGGTTCGAGTTCGGCGAAGTCCTCGTGGAGGGCGTCGAGATGGCGGCCGGTCGGTGCGCCCGCCGCGTTCAGCTCCGCCAGCCGCCAGCCGGGCAGTTGCGCCTCGACCTCGGCGGGGAGCGAGCCGTCCGCCGGGTCCGCCAGGGCGTACAGCACCCCGAACGCGGTCTCCCTGGCGACCTCGCGGGCCAGCGCGCCGAGGTCCTCGGGGGTGAGCCCGGCCGCGAGGGCGCGTTCGACGGCGTCGGCCGCCGCCCCGTCGGCGCGGTAGGCGTCCACCCACTGCCGGGCGGCCGTGCCCCAGGCGTCGACGTCCTGCCACACCGTCCGCAGGAGCCGGTAGCGGGCGAGCTGCGGCAGCCCTTCCTCGGCCTCGGACTCGGCCCAGTCCCGGGCGTCGGCGTCCGCCCCCAGGGCGCTGAAGAGGGCGGTCAGCCTGTCGAGTTCGGTCATGGGGAGGGAGGCTACCGGCCCGTGGGCGGGGTGCCGTCCGGCGGTTCGAAGGCGCGCGAGCGATGAGTTCCCGCCCGGCACGCGGTCAGTGCATCCGTAAGAGTGAGAAGCACGCCGGGCGCCGAACGAGGCCCGCCCCGACACACCCAGGAGACCTGATGCGCACCCTGATCAGCACCGCCTTCGTTTCGCTCGACGGTGTCATGGAGGCCCCGGGCGGCGAGCCCGGCTACCGGAACTCGGGGTGGACGTTCAAGGACATCGAGTTCCTGCCGGAGGCGTACGAGCTCAAGGCCCGGGAGCAGGACGAGGCCGCGGCCCTGATGATGGGCCGGGCCAGTTACGAGGCGTTCAGTCCGGTGTGGCCGGGCATGGAGGAGTTCACCGGGTACAAGGCGATGCCGAAGTACGTCGTCTCCACCAAGCTGACCGCCGGCGACCTGGTGTCCGACTGGGGCGAGACCACGATCCTGCGGTCGCTGGACGAGGTCGCCGCGCTGAAGGAGACCGAGGGCGGCCCGATCATCGTGCACGGCAGCACCGAGCTGAACCGGAACCTCGCCGACGCCGACCTGATCGACCGGTACCACCTGCTGGTCTTCCCGGTCCTGCTCGGCGCGGGCAAGCGCCTGTTCAGCACGGCGGACAAGGACCAGCAGAAGCTGAAGCTGGTCGAGCACGAGGTGTACGCGAACGGCATCCAGAAGAACGTCTTCGAGGTCGTCCGCTGACGAGCCGGTCCGGTCGGCCGGCGCGCGCCTCACCGGCCGACGCGCACCCCTCGTGGGACGACCCGCGCCACCTGGCCGGGCACGACGCCCGCGGTGTCGACCACCCGAGCCTCCCGGCGGAGCCACGGCAGGGCCCGCTCGTAGTCGGTCGGACGGTCCGGGCGCCACTGCCCGCCTACAAGGGGACCAGCGTGGAGGCCGACGACGCGACGGCCCCCGGCGGAGCCGCCGGGGGCCGTACAAGGGGCGCTGCGCGGAAGGCCGTTACGGCAGGTTGCGCGCCATCACGATGCGCTGGACCTGGTTCGTGCCCTCGTAGATCTGCGTGATCTTGGCGTCGCGCATCATGCGCTCCACCGGGTAGTCCCGCGTGTAGCCGTAGCCGCCGAGCAGCTGGACGGCGTCCGTGGTGACCTCCATCGCGACGTCCGAGGCGAAGCACTTGGCCGCCGCGCCCTGGAAGGTCAGGTCCGCGTCGCCGCGCTCCGACTTGGCGGCGGCCGCGTACGTGAGCTGGCGGGCCGCCTCGATCTTCATCGCCATGTCCGCGAGCATGAACTGGATGCCCTGGAAGTCCGCGATCGGCTTGCCGAACTGCTTGCGCTCCTGGACGTACCCCTTGGCGTAGTCCAGCGCGCCCTGGGCGATGCCGAGGGCCTGGGCCGCGATGGTGATGCGGGTGTGGTCCAGGGTCTTCATCGCGGTGGCGAAGCCCGTGCCCTCCTCGCCGATCATGCGGTCCGCGGGGATACGGACGTTGTCGAGGTAGACCTCGCGGGTCGGGGAGCCCTTGATGCCGAGCTTCTTCTCCGGGGCGCCGAAGGAGACACCCTCGTCGGACTTCTCGACGACGAACGCCGAGATGCCCTTGGAGCGCTTGGCCGGGTCGGTGACCGCCATGACCGTGTAGTACTCGGAGACGCCCGCGTTGGTGATCCAGCGCTTCACGCCGTTGAGCACCCAGAAGTCGCCGTCGCGCACGGCCTTCGTCTTCATGCCCGCCGCGTCGGAGCCGGCGTCCGGCTCGGAGAGGGCGTACGAGAACATCGCGTCGCCCTGGGCGAGCGGGCCCAGGTACTTGGCCTTCAGCTCCTCGGAGCCGGAGAGGATCACCGGGAGCGAGCCGAGCTTGTTCACGGCCGGGATCAGGGAGGAGGAGGCGCAGACGCGGGCCACCTCCTCGATCACGATGACCGTGGCGAGCGCGTCGGCACCGGCCCCGCCGTACTCCTCCGGGACGTGGACGGCGTGCAGGTCCGACGAGACCAGGGCGTCCAGCGCCTCCTGCGGGAAGCGGCTCTCCTCGTCGACCGCGGCGGCGAAGGGGGCGATCTTCGACTCGGCGAGCGCGCGGATCGTCTCGCGGAGCATGTCGTGCTCCTCGGCCGGACGGTACAGGTCGAAATCGGTCGAACCCGCCAAGACGCTCACTCCCCAGATGCTAACTACCGTTAAGTAACTCAATTTTAGTGCGCGGACCGCCCGGCGGCATACGTGTCGCGTACGTGAGCTTGCCGACAAGGGTGGGACACGGCGGAGATACCGGGCGGATGGAGCGGTGAATTCCTGCCTCGGGGTCCCCGACTATGCTCGGTCCGCACGTCCGTCCGCACCTCCCAGGAGCACTCCATGGCCCTCAGGATCACTGTGATCGGCACCGGCTATCTCGGCGCCACCCATGCCGCGGCCATGGCCGAGCTGGGCTTCGAGGTCCTGGGGCTCGACATCGTGCCGGAGAAGATCGAGCTGCTCTCGACCGGCCGCGTACCGATGTACGAGCCGGGGCTGGAGGAGATGCTCCAGCGGCACGTCGCCGGGATCGAGGGGTCCAGTGGGCGGCTGCGCTTCACCACCTCCTGGGAGGAGGTCGCGGAGTTCGGCGACGTCCACTTCGTCTGTGTGAACACTCCGCAGAAGCACGGCGAGTACGCCTGCGACATGAGCCATGTGGACAGCGCCTTCGACGCGCTCGCCCCGCATCTGACCCGGCCCGCCCTGGTCGTCGGCAAGTCGACCGTTCCCGTGGGCTCCGCCGCCCGTCTCGCGGACCGGCTCGCCGAGCTGGCTCCGGTGGGCCCCGGGGCCGAGCTGGCCTGGAACCCGGAGTTCCTCCGCGAGGGCTTCGCCGTGCAGGACACCCTCCACCCCGACCGGATCGTCGTCGGCGTCACGAGCGAGAACGCCGAGAAGGTGCTCCGCGAGGTGTACGCCGTGCCGGTCGCCGAGGGCTCGCCGTTCGTCGTGACCGACTTCCCGACCGCCGAACTGGTGAAGACCTCCGCCAACTCCTTCCTCGCCACCAAGATCTCCTTCATCAACGCCATGGCCGAGGTCTGCGAGGCCGCCGACGGTGACGTCGTGAAGCTCGCCGAGGCCATCGGGCACGACGACCGGATCGGGAAGAAGTTCCTGCGGGCCGGGATCGGCTTCGGCGGCGGCTGCCTGCCCAAGGACATCCGCGCTTTCATGGCCCGCGCCGGCGAGCTGGGCGCCGACCAGGCGCTCACCTTCCTCCGCGAGGTCGACTCCATCAACATGCGCCGCCGCGGCCACATGGTGGAGCTGGCCCGCGAGGCGGCGGGCGGCGGCTCGTTCCTCGGCACACGGGTGGCGGTCCTGGGCGCCACGTTCAAGCCCGACTCCGACGACGTACGCGACTCCCCCGCGCTCAACGTCGCCGGGCAGATCCACCTCCAGGGCGGCCAGGTGACCGTGTTCGACCCGAAGGGGATGGACAACGCCCGGCGGCTGTTCCCGACCCTCGGTTACGCGGACTCGGCGTTGGAGGCCGTGCGCGGCGCGGACGTGGTGCTGCACCTCACGGAGTGGCGCGAGTTCCGCGAGCTGGACCCGGCCGAGCTGGGCGAGGTGGCCGCCCGCCGGATCATCCTGGACGGGCGCAACGCCCTGGACAGCGCGGTGTGGCGCGAGGCCGGGTGGACGTACCGGGCGATGGGCCGCCCGAAGGCCTAGGGCGCCTTTGGCTTCGCCCCGCCTGCAGCGGACAGGCTGAGCCCATGGACGACTCGCACGACTGGATCACCACCCCGCTCACCGACGGCCTTCTGCGCGGCGCGCTCGAACTGGAGCGCACCGAGCGCGGTGGTCTCCTCCCCCACCGGCTGCCCGCTCCGGCCCGCGCCCGGTCCGGCGGCGACGAGCAGGTGGCGCAGGCGGAGTCGCAGCCCTCGGGTGTGCGCGTGATCTTCCGTACCCGGGCCACCGCCGTGGAGCTGGACGTCCTGCGCACGGTGATCGGCCACCGGGGCCTCCCGCCCCTCCCGAACGGCGCGTACGACCTGTACATCGACGGCGAGCCGGCCGGCCGGGCCTCGGCGAGCGGCGGCAACGTGCTGATGGTCGACCTGTCCGACGGGGCGCGGGAGCTGTTCCCCGGCAGCCCCGGGGCCGTATCCTTCACCGGGCTGCCCGCGCGGGAGAAGACCGTCGAGATCTGGCTCCCGTACACCGAGACCACCGAGCTGCTCGGGCTGCGCACCGACGCTCCGGTCGAGGCCCAGGAGCCGGGCGGCCGGCCGGTCTGGCTGCACCACGGCAGTTCCATCAGCCAGGGGTCCTCGGCCGACAGCTCCGCCACCGCCTGGCCCGCCCTGGCGGCCGCGGCGGGAGGCGTGGAGCTGGTCAACCTCTCGCTGGCGGGCAGCGCGCTCCTCGATCCGTTCACCGCGTGCGCGCTGCGGGACACCCCCGCCGACCTGATCAGCGTCAAGATCGGCATCAATCTCGTCAACCGCGACGCGATGGAGCTGAGCGACTTCGGACCGGCCGTGCACAGGTTCCTCGACACCATCCGCGACGGGCATCCCACCGCGCCGCTGCTCGTCGTCTCGCCCATCCTCTGCCCCGGGCAGGAGGACACCCCGGGGCCCGCCGCCCCGGACGTCTCCGAGGGGCGGGTGGGGTTCACGGCGCTGGGAGACCCGGCCGACGCGGCTCGCGGCAAGCTGACGCTGCGCGTCGTACGGCGGGAGCTGGCCCGGATCGTGGCGGAGCGGGCGGCGTCGGACCCCCACCTCTTCCACCTGGACGGCCTCACCCTGTACGGCGAGGCCGACCACGCCGAGCTGCCGCTGCCCGACCGGCTGCACCCGGACGCCGCCGCCCACCGTCGCATGGGCGAGCGCTTCGGGGCGTTCGCCTTCGGTCCGGGGGGACCGTTCGCGGGGGCGGAGCGCATCTGAAGCCGCTCAGGCGTCGATCACCCGGGACCCACGCACTCGGGCTGCCGCTGACGGCAGGCCCGGGGGTGCCTGGCCGGTATCGGCCGGGCGCGTGCGGCGATTCAGTTGCCGATGCCGGAGCTGCCCACGCCGGTGTTGCCGATGCCGGAGCTGCCGAGGCCCGAGTTGCCGTGGCCGTGGCTGCCGATGCCCGTGTTGCCGATTCCGGCGTTGCCCCAGCCCCAGTTGCCGAGGCCGGCGTTGCCGATGCCACCGTTGAAGCCGCCCGCGTTGCCCAGGCCCATGTTCTCGATGCCCGCGTTGCCGACGCCCTTGTTCCCGATGCCCGCGTTGCCCACACCGTCGGCGGCGGCCACACCCGCGCCGCCGATGGACAGTACGGCCGCGGCACCGAGCGCGGTCGTGATGCGGAGAAGATTCGTGCGCATCGTTGCGTACCTCCTGTTGGGGGGAATTCCTGCCCGCTATCCCTAACACGAGGTTGCGTCGGATATGGGGATGATTGCCCGAATCTTCCGTGTCGTCAGAGAGCTTGCACGGGTCAGCGCGTCCGCTGCCCGTCCAGCTCGGCGATCGTGGCGTGCGACGGGCCGCGCCCGCTCTGCTCGTCGCGGGCCACGGCCTCCGCGTCGCGCAGCACCCGTACGGCGTTCTGCCAGGTCAGCTTGGCGAGGTCGCCCTCGGACCAGTTACGTCGCAGCAGCTCGGCGATGAGGTTCGGGTAGCCGGAGACGTCCTCCAGGCCGCGCGGGGTGAACGCCGTGCCGTCGTAGTCGCCGCCGATGCCGATGTGGTCGACGCCCGCCACCGCGCGCATGTGGTCGAGGTGGTCCGCGATGGTGGCGACGGTGGCCTCGGGGCGCGGGTGGGCCGCCTCGAAGTCCTCGTGGATCCGCATCGCGACCGGGGTGGTGTCGAGGTGGTGCAGGCCGTGCTCGCGCATGTTGCGGTCGGCGGCCAGGGTCCAGGCGACGGCCTCGGGCAGCACGAACTTCGGGACGAAGGTCGCCATCGCGACGCCCCCGTTGGCCGGGAGGGCCGCCAGCACATCGTCGGGGATGTTGCGCGGGTGGTCGCAGACGGCGCGGGCCGAGGAGTGCGAGAAGATCACCGGCGCGGTGCTGGTGGCGAGCGCGTCGCGCATGACGCCGTCGGCGACGTGGCTGAGGTCGACCAGCATGCCGATGCGGTTCATCTCGCGGACGACCTCGTGGCCGAAGGCGGAGAGGCCGCCGAGGCGCGGCAGGTCCGTCGCGCTGTCGGCCCAGTCGATGTTGTCGTTGTGGGTGAGCGTCAGGTAACGGACGCCCAGGTCGTACAGGGCGCGCAGGGTGCCCAGCGAGTTGTTGATGGAGTGGCCGCCCTCGGCGCCCATCAGGGAGGCGATCCGGCCCTCGGCGCGGGCCTTCTCCAGGTCGTCGGCGGTGAGCGCCCGCCGCAGATGCGTCGGGTAGCGGGCGATCAGCTCGCCGACGACGTCGATCTGCTCCAGGGTGGCGCTCACGGCCGCGTCGCCGGTGAGGTCGGTGCGGACGTACACCGACCAGAACTGGCCGCCGACCCCGCCGGCCCGCAGCCGGCGCAGGTCGGTGTGGAGCAGGCCGCGCTGGTCGGCGGCGATGTCCCGGGCGTCGAGGTCGTAGCCGACCTGTTCGCGCAGGGCCCAGGGGAGGTCGTTGTGGCCGTCGACGACGGGGTGGACGGCCAGCAGCTCGCGGGCGCGGGCGAGGTGGTCCATGAGGCCCCCTTACTTTCCGAAGCCGAAGAAGTCCGAACCCTGGACCTTGGAGCGCAGTCGCTTGCCCTTCTCCGTGGCCTGGTCGTTCAGCTCCTGCTGGAACTCCCGCATCCGCTCCTGGAGCGCGGGGTCCTGCGTGGCGAGGATCCGGGCGGCGAGCAGACCCGCGTTGCGCGCTCCGCCGACGGAGACGGTGGCGACGGGGACACCCGCGGGCATCTGGACGATGGAGAGCAGGCTGTCCATGCCGTCCAGGTACTTCAGCGGCACCGGAACGCCGATGACCGGCAGCGGGGTGACCGAGGCCAGCATCCCGGGCAGGTGGGCGGCTCCGCCCGCGCCCGCGATGACCGCCTTCACGCCACGGCCCGCGGCCTCCTCGCCGTACGCGATCATCTCGCGCGGCATCCGGTGGGCGGAGACGACGTCGACCTCGTAGGGGATCTCGAACTCGTCGAGCGCCTTGGCCGCCGCCTCCATGACGGGCCAGTCGGAGTCCGAGCCCATCACGATGCCGACCAGAGGGGCGGTGCCGGGGGAAGTCATTCGGTGATCGTTCCTCGCAGGTAGTCGGCCGCGTGCCGGGCGCGCTCCCGCACGTCCGCCAGATCGTCGCCGTAGGTGTTGACGTGTCCGACCTTGCGGCCGGGCTTCACGTCCTTGCCGTACATGTGGATCTTGAGCTGCGGGTCGCGGGCCATGCAGTGCAGGTACGCCTGGTACATGTCCGGGAAGTCACCGCCCAGGACGTTGCACATGACCGTCCAGGGCGCGCGGGGGCGGGGGTCGCCGAGCGGGAGGTCGAGGACCGCCCGGACGTGGTTGGCGAACTGCGAGGTGATCGCGCCGTCCTGGGTCCAGTGGCCGGAGTTGTGCGGGCGCATCGCCAGCTCGTTGACCAGAATGCGGCCGTCGCGGGTCTCGAACAGCTCCACCGCGAGGTGGCCGACGACGCCCAGCTCGGCGGCGATGCGCAGCGCGAGCTGCTGGGCCTCGCCCGCCAGCTCCTCGGAGAGGCCCGGGGCGGGGGCGATCACCGTGTCGCAGACGCCGTCGACCTGGATGGACTCGACGACCGGGTAGGCGACGGCCTGGCCGTGCGGCGAGCGGACGATGTTGGCCGCCAGCTCCCGTACGAAGTCGACCTTCTCCTCCGCGAGGACCGGGACCCCGGCGCGGAACGCGTCGGCGGCGTCCGCCTCGGAGCGGACCACCCACACCCCCTTGCCGTCGTACCCGCCGCGCACGGTCTTGAGGATGACGGGGAAGCCCCCGGCCTCCTCGGCGAACGCGGCGGCGTCCGCCGGGTCGCTCACGATGCGGTTACGGGGGCAGGGGGCGCCGATCTCCGCGAGCCTGGCGCGCATCACCCCCTTGTCCTGGGCGTGCACCAGGGCGTCGGGGCCGGGGCGCACGGGGATGCCGTCCGCCTCCAGGGCGCGCAGATGCTCGGTCGGCACATGCTCGTGATCGAAGGTGATCACGTCGCAGCCCTGCGCGAAGGCGCGCAGGGTGTCCAGGTCGCGATAGTCGCCGATGACGACCTCGCTCACCACCTGGGCCGCCGAGTCCTGGGGGGTGTCACTGAGCAGCTTGAATTTCAGGCCGAGGGGGATACCCGCCTCGTGGGTCATGCGGGCGAGCTGACCGCCGCCGACCATGCCGACTACCGGGAACGTCACGCCTCCAGGGTATCCGCCACGCCGGTGGTTCCCGGACGGCCGTACGGATGGCCGTACGGCCGCCGCCACCGCGGACTCACGGGCGTCACACGGGTGGGCTGGATAGCATGGCCGGGTTGACGGAACCGTCGACGCCATCGAACGGACGGACTTGCGATCACCATGAGCGAACGGGGCGCACTGCGGGCCCGGCTTGATCTGCTGGCCCGGGAGGTCGCCAAGTTCGGCGCGGTCGGTGCGGTGGGCCTGCTGGTCAACATCGCCGTCTTCAACCTGCTCCGGCACACCACCGACCTCCAGGTCGTCCGGGCGAGCGTGCTGGCCACCTTCGTCGCCATCCTCTGCAACTACGTGGGCTTCCGCTACTGGACCTACCGGGACCGCGACAAGACCGGCCGGACCCGCGAGCTGACGCTCTTCCTGCTGTTCAGCGCGGCGGGCGCGGTGATCGAGAACGGTGTTCTGTACCTGGCGACCTACGGTTTCGACTGG
This sequence is a window from Streptomyces parvus. Protein-coding genes within it:
- a CDS encoding dipeptidase, coding for MDHLARARELLAVHPVVDGHNDLPWALREQVGYDLDARDIAADQRGLLHTDLRRLRAGGVGGQFWSVYVRTDLTGDAAVSATLEQIDVVGELIARYPTHLRRALTADDLEKARAEGRIASLMGAEGGHSINNSLGTLRALYDLGVRYLTLTHNDNIDWADSATDLPRLGGLSAFGHEVVREMNRIGMLVDLSHVADGVMRDALATSTAPVIFSHSSARAVCDHPRNIPDDVLAALPANGGVAMATFVPKFVLPEAVAWTLAADRNMREHGLHHLDTTPVAMRIHEDFEAAHPRPEATVATIADHLDHMRAVAGVDHIGIGGDYDGTAFTPRGLEDVSGYPNLIAELLRRNWSEGDLAKLTWQNAVRVLRDAEAVARDEQSGRGPSHATIAELDGQRTR
- the purE gene encoding 5-(carboxyamino)imidazole ribonucleotide mutase; amino-acid sequence: MTSPGTAPLVGIVMGSDSDWPVMEAAAKALDEFEIPYEVDVVSAHRMPREMIAYGEEAAGRGVKAVIAGAGGAAHLPGMLASVTPLPVIGVPVPLKYLDGMDSLLSIVQMPAGVPVATVSVGGARNAGLLAARILATQDPALQERMREFQQELNDQATEKGKRLRSKVQGSDFFGFGK
- a CDS encoding 5-(carboxyamino)imidazole ribonucleotide synthase; this encodes MASTVPSTRPCYPAHPCDARESAVAAAVRPSVRPSGNHRRGGYPGGVTFPVVGMVGGGQLARMTHEAGIPLGLKFKLLSDTPQDSAAQVVSEVVIGDYRDLDTLRAFAQGCDVITFDHEHVPTEHLRALEADGIPVRPGPDALVHAQDKGVMRARLAEIGAPCPRNRIVSDPADAAAFAEEAGGFPVILKTVRGGYDGKGVWVVRSEADAADAFRAGVPVLAEEKVDFVRELAANIVRSPHGQAVAYPVVESIQVDGVCDTVIAPAPGLSEELAGEAQQLALRIAAELGVVGHLAVELFETRDGRILVNELAMRPHNSGHWTQDGAITSQFANHVRAVLDLPLGDPRPRAPWTVMCNVLGGDFPDMYQAYLHCMARDPQLKIHMYGKDVKPGRKVGHVNTYGDDLADVRERARHAADYLRGTITE
- a CDS encoding GtrA family protein, with protein sequence MSERGALRARLDLLAREVAKFGAVGAVGLLVNIAVFNLLRHTTDLQVVRASVLATFVAILCNYVGFRYWTYRDRDKTGRTRELTLFLLFSAAGAVIENGVLYLATYGFDWNGPVQSNVSKILGIGLATLFRFWSYRTWVFKALPAEPPPAEEAARPAERFLEQRRPTETVEPDPVRN